One part of the Kryptolebias marmoratus isolate JLee-2015 linkage group LG13, ASM164957v2, whole genome shotgun sequence genome encodes these proteins:
- the si:dkey-273o13.3 gene encoding LIM domain-containing protein A isoform X2 — translation MCDHQEKGHKLEKTPNSKTQQVMQPHHHQGHRHHHCHHQADDNNHDNIHSAEDIKDRQPNHQNQRDYEKLHHHHPHHCHHKQNHRHVSQSTKSSSLSSSSSTSTSSSSSSSSSSLSSSSFSSSSLLSSSTTSSSSSTLSSKNSSECSERYHPRRPQHSQSFTDVSGKHKYFEEDDDTTPLINARGNLNRSSAKQKRDVGKSSPSSFTKEDVKKSQTSTRHLGKDGSFRKAKSMDDLTRPKDKKGIGNENENEEERSKSEARQNLLKEKMKFSAFLNEITRQVLSPMRLSSLGVTDPQRPHSPGQASGKSREKDSNTDKPKQWRSQPTSPDSTRSSKHSHSPRLSRSKSFHHHGHHSASPPSHMKHRPTSCHSWSPNPEHHPHSPTPKFNHHHHQEEFNSLSHHHQHRNHHHHHQGHHHNSAYQQRDHHSPIYHNTSHLHKDKRHKDHYSPTHHYKHHSASHCHDHHAHSHEDHHGTHHGHHEHAHNLRDNYDPSRHHEDHLFIPHHHDDHHSSGHHANTHSTSCPTTPCHCDHQSPTSNHGTHQGLSHQHHHGDHHRDTHPHHPVDHRNGPHHPNHESHHSLGHHQPHNEAHGHHYEDHHKEANRHHHRDHHSPSYWHPPQHHHNKLQHHLENHHSPGHTHLHGEHKSEHYHHHHGDQHNEACHHRHRDHHSKPHQQGDQQSEGQHQHRDLHSPVHHHHHHHHHGNQHRETHHHHHGDHHSLGHHYRNKAYQHNQGDQPNEVYHLHQEDQHNEAPHYGNHYSQGHDCCHGDYNNTSHCQGQHLESQSHLKHCKTTNHDKNRLDDVPTQLMEHAANNPPSHRKPESVVSKNSTSNTNNPSTQEKEHTSFTGQSTHEEKTPELGRIRNVQDQNEGLHQSLLKTAVRMECLGEEFISSQKLLEIELQRTRMELSSLMERFKRLQDDCSSTQQTNNFLEQKLHSMLQNMEGERERLNRRISELTEQLTDASIANTMEAINRQVQEKNRHPPPHSSSSEIQRCSQAREDTKSLQ, via the exons ATGTGTGACCATCAAGAAAAAGGACACAAGCTCGAAAAGACCCCCAACTCCAAAACTCAACAAGTGATGCAGCCTCATCATCACCAAGGACATCGTCATCATCATTGCCATCATCAGGCAGATGACAACAATCATGATAA CATTCATTCAGCGGAGGACATCAAGGATCGTCAACCAAATCATCAGAATCAGCGAGATTATGAAAagctccatcatcatcatcctcatcattgCCACCATAAGCAAAATCATCGTCATGTTTCACAAAGTACCAAGAGCTCCTCATTATCATCGTCTTCATCGACATCtacttcctcctcttcctcttcctcttcctcttctctgtccagttcctctttttcctcttcgtCTTTGCTGTCTTCTTCTacaacatcctcctcctcttctacCTTGTCCTCTAAGAACAGCAGTGAGTGTTCAGAAAGATATCATCCCAGGAGGCCCCAGCATTCTCAGTCTTTTACTGACGTTTCTGGGAAACACAAGTATTTTGAAGAGGACGACGACACAACCCCTTTGATAAATGCAAGAGGGAATTTAAACAGGTCCTCTGCCAAACAGAAAAGAGACGTAGGAAAGTCGTCCCCCAGTAGCTTCACGAAGGAGGACGTAAAGAAAAGCCAAACAAGCACTAGACACTTGGGAAAAGATGGAAGTTTCCGCAAAGCTAAATCCATGGATGATCTTACGAGgcctaaagacaaaaaagggatTGGAAATGAGAATGAAAatgaagaggagaggagcaAGAGTGAAGCAAgacaaaatttattaaaagaaaaaatgaagttttctgCTTTCCTTAATGAGATCACACGGCAGGTGCTCAGCCCCATGAGACTCAGCTCTCTTGGGGTTACAGATCCTCAAAGACCCCATAGTCCAGGTCAAGCCTCTGGCAAGTCCCGGGAAAAGGACAGCAACACTGATAAACCAAAGCAGTGGAGAAGTCAGCCTACCAGTCCAGACTCAACTAGATCCAGCAAGCATTCACACTCACCTCGGCTTTCCCGTTCTAAATCTTTCCACCATCATGGTCACCATTCTGCAAGTCCACCCAGTCATATGAAGCATAGGCCTACAAGCTGTCACTCATGGTCACCAAATCCAGAACATCACCCCCATTCGCCTACGCCTAAATTcaaccaccaccatcaccaagAAGAATTCAACAGCCTAAGTCATCACCATCAACACAGAAAtcaccatcaccatcaccaGGGGCACCACCACAATTCTGCCTATCAGCAAAGAGATCACCACAGTCCCATTTATCATAACACGTCACATCTCCATAAAGACAAGCGTCACAAAGACCACTACAGCCCAACTCACCACTATAAGCATCACAGTGCAAGTCACTGTCATGACCACCATGCTCATTCCCATGAGGACCACCATGGAACCCACCATGGACACCATGAACATGCTCACAACCTCAGAGATAACTATGATCCAAGTCGTCATCATGAAGATCACCTTTTTATACCACATCACCATGATGACCATCACAGTTCAGGTCACCACGCCAATACCCATTCAACCTCATGCCCAACCACACCATGTCACTGTGACCATCAGAGCCCAACCAGTAACCATGGAACTCACCAAGGCCTATCACATCAGCACCACCATGGTGACCACCACAGAGACACTCATCCACATCATCCAGTTGATCACAGAAATGGCCCTCACCATCCTAATCACGAAAGCCATCACAGTCTAGGTCATCACCAACCACACAATGAAGCCCATGGGCATCACTATGAAGACCACCACAAAGAAGCTAATCGCCATCATCACAGAGACCACCACAGTCCAAGCTATTGGCATCCCCCTCAGCACCACCACAACAAACTTCAGCACCACTTAGAAAATCACCACAGTCCAGGCCATACCCATCTGCATGGAGAGCACAAAAGTGAACACTATCACCATCACCACGGAGATCAACACAACGAAGCTTGCCACCATAGGCATAGAGACCATCACAGTAAGCCTCATCAACAAGGAGATCAACAGAGTGAGGGTCAGCATCAGCACAGAGATCTCCACAGTCCAGTccatcaccatcaccatcaccatcaccatGGGAACCAACACCGTGAAactcatcaccatcatcatggAGACCATCACAGTCTAGGCCATCACTATCGCAATAAAGCCTACCAGCATAACCAAGGAGACCAACCCAATGAGGTTTATCATCTTCACCAAGAAGACCAACACAACGAGGCTCCTCACTATGGAAACCACTACAGTCAAGGCCACgactgttgccatggagattACAACAATACAAGTCATTGCCAAGGCCAACACCTTGAATCCCAGTCACATTTGAAGCACTGCAAAACCACCAATCATGACAAAAACAGGCTTGATGATGTTCCTACTCAATTAATGGAGCATGCTGCCAATAATCCACCTTCACACAGAAAGCCTGAATCTGTTGTCAGCAAGAACTCAACTAGCAACACAAACAACCCCTCTACTCAAGAAAAGGAACACACAAGTTTCACCGGCCAATCAACACATGAA GAAAAAACACCTGAGTTAGGCAGAATCAG GAATGTGCAGGACCAAAACGAAGGTCTGCACCAGAGTTTGTTGAAGACGGCGGTGCGGATGGAGTGTTTGGGAGAGGAATTCATTAGTAGCCAAAAACTTTTAGAGATTGAACTTCAGAGGACACGGATGGAGCTCAGCAGCCTCATGGAAAGGTTTAAAAG ACTCCAAGATGACTGCTCCTCCACACAACAGACCAATAATTTTCTAGAGCAAAAGCTTCACTCAATG CTTCAGAATATGGAGGGGGAGCGTGAGAGGTTGAATCGGCGTATTTCAGAACTGACCGAGCAGCTCACAGATGCAAGCATTGCCAACACAATGGAAGCAATAAAT AGGCAGGTCCAGGAGAAAAACAGACATCCCCCTCCCCATAGCTCCTCCTCGGAGATCcaaaggtgttcccaggccagagaggatacaaaATCTCTCCAGTAA
- the zfpl1 gene encoding zinc finger protein-like 1 → MGLCKCPKRKVTNLFCFEHRVNVCEHCLVSNHNKCIVQSYLQWLQDSDYNPNCALCSTPLNAQDTVRLICYDVFHWACLNNLASRLPLHTAPAGYQCPTCQGPVFPPSNLASPVADVLKEQLSSVNWARAGLGLPLIEEPVGVLEETTATSVSDYTDWSTFDAQEKSSVYPSHSYSASLSSPPVPPPPHEDYGGLSKNEDSAVKEHAVINFTTADPSCDTITIHTASSPRKVYDTRDGAHGSVTQIDFDDDKYRRRPALSWFAQILKNRSGGKRASLSWKQRVFVLLLVGVLGFFTLIIVMAKLGRASAGSDPNLDPLLNPNIRVGKN, encoded by the exons ATGGGTCTCTGCAAGTGTCCGAAGAGAAAGGTGACCAATCTATTCTGCTTTGAACATCGTGTGAACGTGTGTGAACACTGCCTTGTTTCCAACCACAACAAG TGCATCGTCCAGTCTTATCTGCAGTGGCTTCAGGACAGCGATTACAACCCGAACTGTGCTCTGTGCAGCACGCCGCTGAACGCACAGGACACAGTCAGACTGATCTGCTACG ATGTGTTTCACTGGGCGTGCCTTAATAACTTGGCGTCTCGGCTGCCCCTCCACACAGCCCCAGCGGGGTACCAGTGTCCCACCTGCCAGGGCCCAGTGTTCCCCCCCTCGAATCTGGCCAGCCCGGTGGCTGATGTGCTGAAAGAGCAGCTGTCCTCTGTTAACTGGGCTCGGGCTGGTTTGGGGTTGCCACTG ATTGAAGAGCCTGTTGGCGTCCTTGAAGAGACAACAGCTACCAGTGTCTCTGATTATACAGACTGGTCAACATTTGATG cacaAGAAAAAAGTAGCGTATATCCCAGTCACTCCTACAGCGCCAGCCTCAGCTCACCACCTGTCCCTCCTCCACCCCATGAAGACTATGGAGGTCTTAGTAAAAATGAGGATTCGGCTGTGAAGGAGCACGCTGTGATTAACTTTACTACTGCCGACCCCAGCTGTGACACTATTACAATACACACAG catCATCACCAAGAAAGGTCTACGACACCCGGGACGGCGCCCACGGCTCCGTCACACAGATCGACTTTGACGACGACAAGTACCGGCGGCGACCGGCGCTGAGTTGGTTTGCACAAATTTTAAA AAACCGGTCAGGTGGAAAGCGGGCGTCTCTGTCCTGGAAGCAGCGGGTCTTCGTGCTCCTTTTGGTCGGCGTTCTGGGATTCTTTACGTTGATAATCGTCATGGCTAAACTTGGGCGTGCCTCAGCTGGCTCAGACCCCAATTTAGATCCTCTTCTTAACCCCAACATCCGCGTGGGCAAAAACTGA
- the si:dkey-273o13.3 gene encoding LIM domain-containing protein A isoform X1 yields MCDHQEKGHKLEKTPNSKTQQVMQPHHHQGHRHHHCHHQADDNNHDNIHSAEDIKDRQPNHQNQRDYEKLHHHHPHHCHHKQNHRHVSQSTKSSSLSSSSSTSTSSSSSSSSSSLSSSSFSSSSLLSSSTTSSSSSTLSSKNSSECSERYHPRRPQHSQSFTDVSGKHKYFEEDDDTTPLINARGNLNRSSAKQKRDVGKSSPSSFTKEDVKKSQTSTRHLGKDGSFRKAKSMDDLTRPKDKKGIGNENENEEERSKSEARQNLLKEKMKFSAFLNEITRQVLSPMRLSSLGVTDPQRPHSPGQASGKSREKDSNTDKPKQWRSQPTSPDSTRSSKHSHSPRLSRSKSFHHHGHHSASPPSHMKHRPTSCHSWSPNPEHHPHSPTPKFNHHHHQEEFNSLSHHHQHRNHHHHHQGHHHNSAYQQRDHHSPIYHNTSHLHKDKRHKDHYSPTHHYKHHSASHCHDHHAHSHEDHHGTHHGHHEHAHNLRDNYDPSRHHEDHLFIPHHHDDHHSSGHHANTHSTSCPTTPCHCDHQSPTSNHGTHQGLSHQHHHGDHHRDTHPHHPVDHRNGPHHPNHESHHSLGHHQPHNEAHGHHYEDHHKEANRHHHRDHHSPSYWHPPQHHHNKLQHHLENHHSPGHTHLHGEHKSEHYHHHHGDQHNEACHHRHRDHHSKPHQQGDQQSEGQHQHRDLHSPVHHHHHHHHHGNQHRETHHHHHGDHHSLGHHYRNKAYQHNQGDQPNEVYHLHQEDQHNEAPHYGNHYSQGHDCCHGDYNNTSHCQGQHLESQSHLKHCKTTNHDKNRLDDVPTQLMEHAANNPPSHRKPESVVSKNSTSNTNNPSTQEKEHTSFTGQSTHEEKTPELGRIRNVQDQNEGLHQSLLKTAVRMECLGEEFISSQKLLEIELQRTRMELSSLMERFKRLQDDCSSTQQTNNFLEQKLHSMLQNMEGERERLNRRISELTEQLTDASIANTMEAINVTSVLHKTTLHSPDDALIQMVPPITPPPAQFMDIHNYEKDKSSGQEQPLGSVPEEEESDWSEVGEETPRLVLTGSSRSQTWRHHEADMDKDSESGSEEIVRRHFSRPLQIPHLQFTIHNEFLPPAHTNSCPSGFKNLSDNIPGDIEEIYMTTTSPNIKSAILIRSASLEDIPLTRHHMQKELRGTEAMMNLHHSEDEAMEDLDNEIIHHWRMSSDRDTVIRRLTKSGGAEADGSMAGLQSAERVLNPFRCDPPASEGEDLGRAELRGWAGGIPGEVLNVERTQL; encoded by the exons ATGTGTGACCATCAAGAAAAAGGACACAAGCTCGAAAAGACCCCCAACTCCAAAACTCAACAAGTGATGCAGCCTCATCATCACCAAGGACATCGTCATCATCATTGCCATCATCAGGCAGATGACAACAATCATGATAA CATTCATTCAGCGGAGGACATCAAGGATCGTCAACCAAATCATCAGAATCAGCGAGATTATGAAAagctccatcatcatcatcctcatcattgCCACCATAAGCAAAATCATCGTCATGTTTCACAAAGTACCAAGAGCTCCTCATTATCATCGTCTTCATCGACATCtacttcctcctcttcctcttcctcttcctcttctctgtccagttcctctttttcctcttcgtCTTTGCTGTCTTCTTCTacaacatcctcctcctcttctacCTTGTCCTCTAAGAACAGCAGTGAGTGTTCAGAAAGATATCATCCCAGGAGGCCCCAGCATTCTCAGTCTTTTACTGACGTTTCTGGGAAACACAAGTATTTTGAAGAGGACGACGACACAACCCCTTTGATAAATGCAAGAGGGAATTTAAACAGGTCCTCTGCCAAACAGAAAAGAGACGTAGGAAAGTCGTCCCCCAGTAGCTTCACGAAGGAGGACGTAAAGAAAAGCCAAACAAGCACTAGACACTTGGGAAAAGATGGAAGTTTCCGCAAAGCTAAATCCATGGATGATCTTACGAGgcctaaagacaaaaaagggatTGGAAATGAGAATGAAAatgaagaggagaggagcaAGAGTGAAGCAAgacaaaatttattaaaagaaaaaatgaagttttctgCTTTCCTTAATGAGATCACACGGCAGGTGCTCAGCCCCATGAGACTCAGCTCTCTTGGGGTTACAGATCCTCAAAGACCCCATAGTCCAGGTCAAGCCTCTGGCAAGTCCCGGGAAAAGGACAGCAACACTGATAAACCAAAGCAGTGGAGAAGTCAGCCTACCAGTCCAGACTCAACTAGATCCAGCAAGCATTCACACTCACCTCGGCTTTCCCGTTCTAAATCTTTCCACCATCATGGTCACCATTCTGCAAGTCCACCCAGTCATATGAAGCATAGGCCTACAAGCTGTCACTCATGGTCACCAAATCCAGAACATCACCCCCATTCGCCTACGCCTAAATTcaaccaccaccatcaccaagAAGAATTCAACAGCCTAAGTCATCACCATCAACACAGAAAtcaccatcaccatcaccaGGGGCACCACCACAATTCTGCCTATCAGCAAAGAGATCACCACAGTCCCATTTATCATAACACGTCACATCTCCATAAAGACAAGCGTCACAAAGACCACTACAGCCCAACTCACCACTATAAGCATCACAGTGCAAGTCACTGTCATGACCACCATGCTCATTCCCATGAGGACCACCATGGAACCCACCATGGACACCATGAACATGCTCACAACCTCAGAGATAACTATGATCCAAGTCGTCATCATGAAGATCACCTTTTTATACCACATCACCATGATGACCATCACAGTTCAGGTCACCACGCCAATACCCATTCAACCTCATGCCCAACCACACCATGTCACTGTGACCATCAGAGCCCAACCAGTAACCATGGAACTCACCAAGGCCTATCACATCAGCACCACCATGGTGACCACCACAGAGACACTCATCCACATCATCCAGTTGATCACAGAAATGGCCCTCACCATCCTAATCACGAAAGCCATCACAGTCTAGGTCATCACCAACCACACAATGAAGCCCATGGGCATCACTATGAAGACCACCACAAAGAAGCTAATCGCCATCATCACAGAGACCACCACAGTCCAAGCTATTGGCATCCCCCTCAGCACCACCACAACAAACTTCAGCACCACTTAGAAAATCACCACAGTCCAGGCCATACCCATCTGCATGGAGAGCACAAAAGTGAACACTATCACCATCACCACGGAGATCAACACAACGAAGCTTGCCACCATAGGCATAGAGACCATCACAGTAAGCCTCATCAACAAGGAGATCAACAGAGTGAGGGTCAGCATCAGCACAGAGATCTCCACAGTCCAGTccatcaccatcaccatcaccatcaccatGGGAACCAACACCGTGAAactcatcaccatcatcatggAGACCATCACAGTCTAGGCCATCACTATCGCAATAAAGCCTACCAGCATAACCAAGGAGACCAACCCAATGAGGTTTATCATCTTCACCAAGAAGACCAACACAACGAGGCTCCTCACTATGGAAACCACTACAGTCAAGGCCACgactgttgccatggagattACAACAATACAAGTCATTGCCAAGGCCAACACCTTGAATCCCAGTCACATTTGAAGCACTGCAAAACCACCAATCATGACAAAAACAGGCTTGATGATGTTCCTACTCAATTAATGGAGCATGCTGCCAATAATCCACCTTCACACAGAAAGCCTGAATCTGTTGTCAGCAAGAACTCAACTAGCAACACAAACAACCCCTCTACTCAAGAAAAGGAACACACAAGTTTCACCGGCCAATCAACACATGAA GAAAAAACACCTGAGTTAGGCAGAATCAG GAATGTGCAGGACCAAAACGAAGGTCTGCACCAGAGTTTGTTGAAGACGGCGGTGCGGATGGAGTGTTTGGGAGAGGAATTCATTAGTAGCCAAAAACTTTTAGAGATTGAACTTCAGAGGACACGGATGGAGCTCAGCAGCCTCATGGAAAGGTTTAAAAG ACTCCAAGATGACTGCTCCTCCACACAACAGACCAATAATTTTCTAGAGCAAAAGCTTCACTCAATG CTTCAGAATATGGAGGGGGAGCGTGAGAGGTTGAATCGGCGTATTTCAGAACTGACCGAGCAGCTCACAGATGCAAGCATTGCCAACACAATGGAAGCAATAAAT GTAACTTCAGTTCTCCACAAAACCACCCTTCATTCTCCTGATGATGCCCTCATTCAGATGGTTCCTCCCATCACTCCTCCTCCCGCTCAGTTCATGGACATCCACAACTACGAAAAGGACAAAAGTTCTGGTCAGGAACAGCCTTTGGGATCTGTtccagaggaggaggaatcTGACTGGTCGGAGGTGGGAGAGGAGACTCCACGACTCGTACTGACTGGATCGAGCAGAAGTCAAACATGGAGACACCACGAAGCAGACATGGACAAAGACAGCGAGTCAGGAAGTGAGGAAATTGTCAGGAGACACTTTTCTCGTCCACTCCAGATACCTCATCTCCAGTTCACCATTCACAATGAGTTCCTACCTCCGGCCCACACCAATTCCTGTCCCTCTGGCTTCAAGAATCTGTCTGACAACATACCAGGTGATATAGAGGAGATTTATATGACCACCACGAGTCCAAACATCAAGTCTGCCATCCTGATCCGTTCTGCAAGCCTGGAAGATATCCCTCTCACACGTCACCACATGCAAAAAGAGCTGCGAGGCACTGAGGCCATGATGAACCTTCATCACTCCGAAGACGAAGCAATGGAAGACTTAGATAATGAGATCATTCATCACTGGAGAATGAGCAGTGACAGGGACACTGTTATTAGGAGGCTGACAAAAAGTGGGGGGGCCGAGGCAGACGGCAGCATGGCTGGCCTGCAGTCAGCCGAGCGGGTGCTCAACCCCTTCAGATGTGATCCACCTGCCAGTGAGGGAGAAGATCTGGGCCGAGCCGAGCTGCGCGGCTGGGCAGGAGGGATTCCAGGCGAGGTGCTGAATGTGGAGCGAACGCAGCTGTGA